In the genome of Candidatus Saganbacteria bacterium, the window CCAGATTATGTATGGGGTTGAGAGTATCGATGAAAATGTATTAAGAAAGATTAATAAAAAAACTAATATTAATCAAGTTGTCAATGCGAGCAAATGGACGAAACAGGCAGGAATAGAATGTAGAGTCGCTTTTATGGTGGGCAATCCTGGGGATGATGAGGAAATAATCAAAAAAAATATTAGATTTGTGAACAAGCTGAATCCCGATATTTTAATTGTTAACATTACCACGCCATTCCCTGGCACGGAAATGTTTGCATGGGCAAAAGAAAATAATTTAATATTGACTTATGATTGGGATGATTATAATCTTGCAAAGCCAGTGATGAGGCTGAAAAATTTGACATCGGATCAAATAAAGGCTCTTTATAAATTGATGTATCAAAGTTTCTATTTTAGGCCGGCTTTTATTCTGCGAAAGCTTTTTCGGATTAGGTCGTTAAGTGATATCAAAATACTTTTAAGTGGATTGAAAGCTGTTTTTTCCCTATTTCAGCCGAAAGGAGGGACGGCCCGTGGATAGATCTTTGTCGCTGTCTGTGATTATGCCTGTTTATAACGAAGTATATACAATCGAAAAATGCATCGAGAGAGTTTTGGCTGTTCGTAGCTCCCATATTTCGGAAATCGAACTTATCGTGGTTGATGATGGATCTACTGATGGGACAAAAGAAATATTGCATAAATATAAGGAAAGATATCCTCATCAGATAGTTTTTGTTGAGCATGGAAAAAATAAAGGTAAGGGTTCGGCCGTTAGAACAGCTTTAGAAAGCGCAAAAAACGATGTATGCATCATTCAGGATGCGGACTTGGAATATAATCCGGAAGATTTTGATAAATTAGTTGTACCCTTTATAAAAGAGAATGCAGATGCGGTTTTTGGATCGCGGTTTATTATTAGAGATTATGCCAGAGTGCTCTATTATCGCCATGCGCTAATGAATCGCTTTCTTACATTCTTAACAAATTTGATAACAGATCTGAATTATACAGACATGGAAACTTGTTATAAGGCGGTTCGGACTGGGTTGCTTAAATCGATCCCTTTGCGTTCGAACGGATTTGATCTTGAACCAGAAATTTCCATCAAACTTGCAAAAAGAGGGGCCCATATATTTGAGGTTCCAATAAGTTATTCGGGAAGAACCAGGCAAGAAGGGAAAAAAATTGGATGGAAGGACGGAGTCATGGCCTTTATAACTTTATTGAAATATTTATTGATCGATGATATTTATAAAGATGATGAATATGGGTCGCATATTTTGACAAGTTTGACGCACGCGCCAAAATTTTCACAATGGATGGCGGATACTATTAAGCCATTTGTCGGAAAAAGAGTTCTGGAAATTGGAGCTGGTATTGGCAATATGACCGGATATTTTATCCCTAAAAAAAAATATGTGGTAAGCGATCTTAATGAGAATTATCTGAAATATATGCGAAATAATTGCAAAAACAAACCGTATCTTGAAGTCAAGAAAGTGGATTTGACGTTACAGCAAGATTTTGATTGGTGTAAAGAACAGTTTGACACAGTCATTTGCTTGAATGTTCTAGAGCATATTTCTGACGATGTTGCAGCATTAAAAAACATTTGCACGGCTTTGAATGGAGATGGCAGGGCTATAATTTTGGTGCCTCAGAATCAATCATTATATTCATCTCTTGATGCGGTGGTTGGGCATGTCAAGCGATATTCAACAGAACAATTGCGCCAGAGCATGATTGCCTCTGGATTTGAAGTTGAACAAATGATCACTGATTTTAACAAAATAGGCGTACTAAGCTGGGTTTTAAACGGCAAGCTTATGCGCCGCAAGCATTTCTCGCGCGTACAGCTTAAAATATTGAATAGCTTGACTTGGTTGTTCCGGATAATTAATCCTCTCCTTCCATGGAATGGACTTTCATTGATATGTGTTGGAAAGAAGGCAGGATCAACAGAAACATGATCTTGATCCTTTTTCCGATGCTTGCTTTTCTTGGCTTATGGGGATTATTCAACCAAAAGCTGTCCATGCGAGAATCTTTTATATGGGCTTCAATTATTTTTGGTTTATTTGTTGTAATAATTACTGAAGTTTTAAGTTTATTTAAATGGATTAAGCCCGTTCCTTTAGCTTTGAGTTGGCTTTTTCTTTCTTTTTTGGTAATAGTAATATTAATTAAATATTATAGGACAAACTTGCGTATAAATATTGTTTTTCCGCGTTCATTCAGCTCATTGGAAAAAGTTCTGTTGAGCTGCATAATAACGATTATGGCTATCACTTTTATAATCGCCTTGGTTGCGCCACCAAATAATTACGACTCCATGACTTATCATATGTCTAGAGTTGTACATTGGGAGCAGAATCAAAGCATTGCTCATTATCCGACAGGGATTGTACCCCAATTATCTCTCCCGCCGTTGGCAGAATTTATTATTCTAAATTTTCAAATATTATCGGGAAATGATCGATTCGCAAACTTAGTCCAGTGGATCAGCATGTTTGGAAGTGTTATTGTGATAACTCTGATTGCACAACTGCTCGGAGGCAACAGAAAGCAACAAATATTATCCGGTTTTATTGGTAGTACTATTCCAATGGGAATTCTACAGGCGACAAGCACTCAAAATGATTATGTTGTAGCTTTCTGGCTGCTTGGATTGGTTTATTTTGTTATTAAATCGGATACAGGGTGGGGCGCATTTAATATTGCTGGGGCAGCGATGGCTCTGGGTTTGGCGATCCTGACGAAATCGATCGCATTTTTCTATGCTTTTCCTTTTTTGGTTTGGCTGATATATATTTATCTTAAAAAAGTAAAGTTAAATTCCTGGAAATATT includes:
- a CDS encoding glycosyltransferase → MDRSLSLSVIMPVYNEVYTIEKCIERVLAVRSSHISEIELIVVDDGSTDGTKEILHKYKERYPHQIVFVEHGKNKGKGSAVRTALESAKNDVCIIQDADLEYNPEDFDKLVVPFIKENADAVFGSRFIIRDYARVLYYRHALMNRFLTFLTNLITDLNYTDMETCYKAVRTGLLKSIPLRSNGFDLEPEISIKLAKRGAHIFEVPISYSGRTRQEGKKIGWKDGVMAFITLLKYLLIDDIYKDDEYGSHILTSLTHAPKFSQWMADTIKPFVGKRVLEIGAGIGNMTGYFIPKKKYVVSDLNENYLKYMRNNCKNKPYLEVKKVDLTLQQDFDWCKEQFDTVICLNVLEHISDDVAALKNICTALNGDGRAIILVPQNQSLYSSLDAVVGHVKRYSTEQLRQSMIASGFEVEQMITDFNKIGVLSWVLNGKLMRRKHFSRVQLKILNSLTWLFRIINPLLPWNGLSLICVGKKAGSTET